The following coding sequences are from one Gadus morhua chromosome 10, gadMor3.0, whole genome shotgun sequence window:
- the LOC115551992 gene encoding putative nuclease HARBI1 encodes MACPFLREPVDVEAAILRRNLREERLLRPRLDILSFPDHFLHERYRFSAQSIIYLDQLLSPHVKCQTHRGHALSSIQIICVALRFFANGSFLYNVGDAEHISKATVCRSVRNVTLALKRFLYTFVMFPSHRPIRTIKEEFYRIADFPGVIGCIDGTHIPIKAPSVHEGDYVNRKSFHSINVQVVCDARNIITQVEAKWPGSVHDARIFRESNLSTRFAIGEFDGHVLGDRGYPCQPCLLTPYADPVPGPQQRYNLAHMRTRARVENTFGILKARFQCLKMLRVTPERACDIIIACVVLHNIAIWRGENCPPAVADEQPINPNHAMDPQDGRVVRDRLCQNHFV; translated from the exons atggcatgtccttttctaagAGAACccgtggacgtagaggctgcgatcctcagaaggaatctccgtgaggaacgattattaagaccccgttTGGATATACTTTCTTTTCCTGAtcattttcttcacgagcgctatcgtttttcagcgcaatctatcatttatttagaccaacttctcagcccccatgttaagtgtcaaacgcaccgggggcatgctttaagttcaATTCAAATTATTTGTGTCGCACTCCGTTTTTTTGCAAACGGCAGCTTTCTTTACAACGTCGGTGACGCCGAGCACATTTCAAAGGCAACCGTGTGTCGGTCTGTCAGAAATGTGACTTTGGCACTTAAACGTTTTCTTTACACGTTTGTTATGTTTCCAAGTCACCGACCTATAAGAACAATCAAGGAAGAGTTCTACAGAATTGCAG ATTTTCCGGGTGTCATCGGGTGCATCGATGGAACTCATATTCCTATTAAAGCTCCTTCAGTGCATGAAGGAGACTATGTTAATAGGAAGTCCTTCCACAGCATCAATGTGCAG GTTGTATGTGATGCCAGAAACATCATCACCCAAGTGGAGGCAAAGTGGCCGGGGTCTGTGCATGACGCACGCATATTTCGGGAGTCTAATTTGAGCACTCGCTTTGCCATTG GAGAGTTCGACGGTCATGTTTTAGGTgacagagggtacccctgccagcCTTGCCTTCTGACCCCGTATGCCGATCCCGTGCCAGGACCACAGCAGCGCTACAACCTGGCGCATATGAGGACGAGAGCCAGGGTCGAAAACACTTTCGGGATCCTGAAGGCAAGATTCCAGTGCCTCAAAATGCTGCGAGTCACACCAGAAAGGGCATGTGATATAATAATTGCATGTGTGGTTCTTCACAACATCGCGATTTGGAGAGGGGAAAATTGCCCACCTGCAGTTGCAGATGAGCAGCCCATAAACCCAAACCATGCCATGGATCCACAGGACGGAAGGGTGGTTAGAGATAGACTCTGCCAAAATCATTTTGTTTGA